One Lepus europaeus isolate LE1 chromosome 7, mLepTim1.pri, whole genome shotgun sequence DNA segment encodes these proteins:
- the USH1C gene encoding harmonin gives MDRKVAREFRHKVDFLIENDAEKDYLYDVLRMYHQAMDVAVLVGDLKLVINEPSRLPLFDAIRPLIPLKHQVEYDQLTPRRSRKLKEVRLDRLHPEGLGLSVRGGLEFGCGLFISHLIKGGQADSVGLQVGDEIVRINGYSISSCTHEEVINLIRTKKTVSIKVRHIGLIPVKSSPDEPLKWQYVDQFVSESGGGRGSVGSLGSREQKEKKVFISLVGSRGLGCSISSGPIQKPGIFISHVKPGSLSAEVGLETGDQIVEVNGIDFSNLDHKEAVNVLKSSRSLTLSVVAGAGRELFLTDRERLAEARQRELQRQELLMQKRLAVESNKILQEQQEMERQRRKEIAQKAAEENERYRKEMEQIVEEEEKFKKQWEEDWGSKEQLLLPKTITTEAHPVSLRKPKSFGWFYRYDGKFPTIRKKGKDKKKTQEDSLQELKKNKKELEFEQKLYKEKEEMLEKEKQLKINRLAQEVSETEREDLEESEKIQYWVERLCQTRLEQISSAENELSEMTTGPPPPPPSVSPLAPPLRRFAGGLHLHTTDLDDIPLDMFYYPPKTPSALPVMPHPPPSNPPTKVSAPPVLPSTGHLSTSSSPWVQRTPPPIPIPPPPSIPTQDLTPTRPLPSALEEALGHHPFRASDTSNPTEDWEAKIHGGKPTSSPVPERSFPPTPKTFCPSPQPPRGPGVSTISKPVMVQQESNFIYRPAVKSEVLPQEMLKRMVVYQTAFRQDFRKYEEGFDPYSMFTPEQIMGKDVRLLRIKKEGALDLALEGGVDSPVGKVVVSAVYEGGAAERHGGIVKGDEIMAINGKIVTDHTLAEAEATLQRAWNQGGDWIDLVIAVCPPKEYDDELSSLPSSAAESPQPVRKLLEDQAPVYRHGFLLQLEPTTDDASRNLVYTTYFAG, from the exons ATGGACCGCAAAGTGGCACGGGAGTTCCGGCACAAG GTGGATTTTCTGATTGAAAATGACGCAGAGAAGGACTACCTCTACGACGTGCTGCGCATGTACCACCA GGCGATGGATGTGGCCGTGttggtgggagacctgaagctgGTCATCAACGAGCCCAGCCGCCTGCCACTCTTTGATGCCATCCGGCCCCTGATCCCGCTGAAGCACCAAGTGGAGTATGATCAGCTGACCCCCCGGCGCTCCAG GAAGCTGAAGGAGGTGCGTCTGGACCGTCTGCACCCCGAAGGCCTCGGCCTCAGCGTGCGCGGTGGCCTTGAGTTTGGCTGTGGGCTCTTCATCTCCCACCTCATCAAAGGCGGCCAGGCGGACAGCGTCGGGCTCCAG GTCGGGGACGAGATCGTCCGGATCAACGGCTACTCCATCTCCTCCTGCACGCACGAGGAGGTCATCAACCTCATCCGGACCAAGAAGACCGTGTCCATCAAAGTGAGGC ACATCGGCCTGATCCCAGTGAAGAG CTCTCCGGATGAACCCCTCAAATGGCAGTACGTGGACCAGTTTGTGTCGGAATCTGGG GGAGGCCGGGGCAGCGTGGGCTCCCTCGGGAGTCGGGAGCAGAAGGAGAAGAAGGTCTTCATCAGCCTGGTGGGCTCCCGGGGCCTCGgctgcag CATTTCCAGCGGCCCCATCCAGAAACCCGGCATCTTCATCAGCCACGTGAAGCCTGGCTCGCTGTCTGCCGAGGTGGGGCTGGAG ACTGGAGACCAGATCGTCGAGGTCAATGGCATCGACTTCTCCAACCTGGACCACAAGGAG GCCGTGAACGTGCTGAAGAGCAGCCGCAGCCTGACCCTGTCCGTCGTGGCTGGAGCT GGCCGGGAGCTGTTCCTGACGGACCGGGAGCGGCTGGCAGAGGCACGGCAGCGGGAGCTGCAGCGCCAGGAGCTCCTGATGCAGAAGCGGCTGGCCGTGGAGTCCAACAAGATCCTGCAGGAACAGCAGGAGATGGAGCGGCA aaggagaaaggaaattgCCCAGAAGGCAGCCGAGGAGAACGAGCGGTACCGGAAGGAGATGGAACA GAtcgtggaggaggaagagaagtttAAGAAGCAGTGGGAGGAAGACTGGGGCTCAAAGGAGCAGCTGCTCCTGCCCAAGACCATCACCACCGAGGCGCACCCAGTGTCCCTTCGCAAGCCCAAGT CCTTTGGGTGGTTTTATCGTTACGATGGCAAATTCCCAACCATCCGGAAG aaaggaaaagataagaaGAAAACCCAGGAGGACAGCCTGCAGGAACTGAAAAAGAATAAGAAGGAGCTGGAGTTTGAGCAAAAgctttacaaagagaaagaggaaatgctGGAAAAGGAAAAGCAACTAAAGATCAACCGGCTGGCCCAGGAG GTGTCGGAGACAGAgcgggaagacctggaggaatcggAAAAGATTCAGTATTGGGTGGAGAGGCTCTGTCAGACGCGGCTCGAGCAGATCTCCTCCGCTGAGAATGAGCTTTCCGAG atgaccacagggcccccacctcccccgccttctgtgtctcccctggccccacccctgaGACGCTTCGCAGGCGGACTGCACCTGCACACCACTGACCTGGATGACATCCCCTTGGACATGTTCTACTATCCCCCCAAGACTCCCTCAGCCTTGCCCGTGAtgccccaccctccaccctccaacCCACCCACCAAGGTCTCTGCACCCCCAGTCCTTCCCTCAACCGGCCACCTGAGTACCTCATCCTCGCCCTGGGTGCAGCGCACGCcaccccccatccccatccctccCCCGCCGTCCATCCCCACACAAGACCTCACTCCTACCCGCCCACTGCCCTCGGCACTGGAGGAGGCACTGGGCCACCACCCCTTCCGCGCCAGTGACACAAGCAACCCAACAGAGGACTGGGAAGCAAAGATCCACGGTGGGAAGCCCACCAGCTCCCCCGTTCCTGAGCggagcttccctcccaccccaaag ACGTTTTGCCCAAGCCCCCAGCCTCCACGAGGCCCTGGCGTGTCTACCATCTCCAAGCCTGTCATGGTCCAGCAAGAGTCCAACTTCATCTACAGGCCAGCCGTGAAGTCCGAGGTCCTG CCACAGGAGATGCTGAAGAGGATGGTGGTGTATCAGACTGCATTTAGACAA GATTTCCGGAAATACGAGGAAGGCTTTGACCCCTACTCCATG TTCACCCCGGAGCAGATCATGGGAAAGGATGTCCGGCTGCTGCGCATTAAGAAG GAGGGAGCCCTGGACCTGGCGCTGGAAGGCGGCGTGGACTCTCCGGTCGGGAAGGTGGTCGTCTCCGCCGTGTACGAGGGCGGAGCGGCTGAGCGGCACG GTGGCATCGTGAAAGGGGACGAGATCATGGCAATCAATGGAAAGATTGTGACAGACCACACGCTGGCCGAGGCTGAGGCCACCCTGCAGAGGGCCTGGAACCAGGGCGGG GACTGGATCGACCTTGTCATTGCTGTCTGCCCCCCAAAGGAGTACGACGACGAGCT